The stretch of DNA CGCtttttttaacttatttaatATTATAGGACTAATCCTTTGTAACTTTGACTCGGTTTAATATTCTCTtgtacttttcgttatatttaGCCAAAGGTAATTACTCAGTTATATGGTACTTGAATTACCATTGACTATTTGTAAAAGACAACCATTTGGTACAATTATTTGTGAACGCTTTCGATTAAGTAGATACTTTTAAAATAGCAAAGCTATTTTAAGCTATATTAAGCTTTGATTAAGTAGGTACTTTTAAAATATCCCACTATTGTATAAATAAGAAAATGTAAATGGAAATTTCGATATACGAAATGATTACTTAAAACAAATCAGTGTTAAACATAATCTGTTAATGCCGTTCCCTTAACGTTTGAGCAAATATAAATACGCAGATATAAGCAGGACCAGAATAATTGTACCAAATTTTGAGCAAAACTACCAAAATTCACAAtaattatataaacattttcatcACATTTACCTGTAATTTCAATTCTGTTCAAAGAAAATGAAGACGCTCAACTTAAAGAAGGTTGTGAAAGCAATAACATTGGGATAATCAAAGATATTGGTTGTATATTCAATGagttaaattatttacaacttttgGATGTTATCTCCTATTAGCTAAGTCATGGTTAGTTTAAAATAACAACGTATCTACTTATTTTTGAGTTAAAGAAATCATTtagatttaaaatatgtaaatttatacATCTGAGTCAGGCTATCGAGGGTTCCATATTTTTGATATGCGGTTTTGTAACTTACCGATCAGGAAGTGAACTTGAAACTTTGGTAATGTTTATTATTAAGTAAGTTATGAATTGTGCTGTATTTCTGAACCAATTgtacagatatttttttatacttaatgACTTTTCtgagattaaaaaagaaataaattaaaactacTGGTTCAAGGAAATAACTTAAAATATGTTAGCATGGAGTCGATGGATTTTATAAACGACACCAACTAAACTGTACTTATACTGGACTATAGCAGTATAGGACAGTTTAGTTATGTGGGCGTGGTTGCGATATTGACTGCGAAACCTATGGTTTCATTCGCCTGTCAGTTCAGTTAGTTACGATTCTATAAATGTAGAATATTTTACTAATCTTTGAAAAGAATTGTAGCATAAAATGTGGAATCCcctttcaataaaaataaatcttcatGAGTATATAACCCTTCACATTTATACACTtatattcaataaataaatatataacaaaactaGGAAAAATTTTCTGTACAAAAAAGAAGTGTCCGACTTGGCACCGGCGAAGACTAGAGAGCTGTGACCATATCTCTGGGCCCCCAGGCGGTCACTCAAATGGGCCCGTAATTGCTTAACGAAGGTCCAGAACCTTGGGGTGGATGGCTCACGATAACAGGTGCGGCCCCTTCTCCCGCTTGTCATACGTGACTGAGCGGTGGTTGTTTCAAGACATGGTGGTGGAGATGATGCTGGCTGGCGGAGGCAACGCTGCCAGTGGGACCGAGAAGAGAAGCGCTACCTGGACCGGCCATTAGAAAACCAGGCGGGGGAGGTTTGTTTCGATTCTTAATCAAGGCGGCGTTAGCTCCTGATAGATCTGATCTTCCTAATAGTCTTCTTGAGAGTCTTCTCCACGAATCGACGGTCTTTCCTGACCAAATCCAAACCCCGGACGTAATGCCTACCGCTAAGGCCATGAAATATTTGAGCATTAAGACAGAGTATATAGGCCTCTCTTTCATGGAAATTACGTTAGCAGGACAAGTGCAAGCTAGAGATTTCATCCATTCTTCATGGAAAGTATTTTCATACAAATGGCAACCGATGACTATTGTAGCAGGTACAGTATATAATACGCTAAATATTCCTATGCGAATCATCAGTTTTTCTAATTTGTCAGCTTTGGAACCAGCTCCAGCACCACCTTGCTTTTTGATCACATTTCTTATTCTAAACAACGAAACAAATCCAGCTAATAGAAAACTAGTACCAAGTATTAAGTAAACCACCAAAGGAGCCAAAACAAAAGTCCATAAGTTGTCCATATTCATATTTCCAACGTAACAAATGCCAGATACGGGGTCTCCATCAACTGCCCCTGAAAGTAGCACAGCTAAAGTTTGGAAGGTAGGGATCAGCCAAGCTGCTATGTGAAAATACTGAGCATAACTAGCAATTGCTTCGTTTCCCCATTTCAGTCCAGCAGCTAAGAACCACGTGAGAGAAAGAACCACCCACCATATGGAAGAAGCCATGCCAAagaaataaactaataaaaacacGGCTGTACAAAGACTCGGTCCATTCGAGGTATACTTGATAATGCTTCCGTCGCAAGCAACTTCTTCGTGACCCACTCCTACTCTTATTAAATATCCTACGGATACCAAAAAGTAGCATGCAGATAAGAATACAATTGGTCTCTCAGGGTACTTGAACCTTTCCGTTTCTATGAAAAACGTGGTAAGTGTCATTAGGGTGGAGGCGGCGCATAGACCTGACCACAGCGTTATCCATATGGTGGCGAACTCCTTTTCGTCTGGATTGAAGTACGTTTCCTTGCAAGGGTATGCACAGTTTGCGATGCCGGCGACGCTTCGATTTATGCCTAGTTGCATTTCTCTCCCCATGGAGACGAGGGGTTGTTGACATTGACATTTGCACTCTTTTCTTTTTGGATCTCCTAGGGGAACTGAGCAGTTTTTTGAACCGTTCTTACAGGGTTTCAGTGATTTCCGGTTTGACGTGGGTTTGGGAGTTGACGAAGCATTGTTTTGAGCAGGTTGGTCCATACAAAGGATATCTCCTCCTTGCACGGGAAAATGATCACATTCCATCCTTTCAGGCCATTTAAACCCGTATTGAGTCATGATGGGTTCACAGCCAATTCGCGCTCTAGTACAGATACCTCGACACGGCGGTAATGGTTTGAGAAAGTCTTCTAAACATATAGGCGCGTACATAGAACACAAGAAAAATTTCAGATCTGGTGAGCATCTTATTTCTACTAGCGGCCAGAACTGGTGGACCTCTAGACCAGCTTCGTCTTGAGTCTCGTGGTTGAGCTCGTTTGGCATTCGAGTGTAGTTGTATCCTATTCCGAGGCACATCGGTATCGTGATTTCTTCGCATCGTCCTTCGGGCTCGGAAGAAATGACCGAAGAACTGGCTAGACTTGGAAGTGCTGCTAGAATGCACGTGAGAAAGACCACGAGAAAGGCGCTCGTGGTTTTCATAGTGACAGTGTTTTCATTCACTTATTACTATTATCAGACttgttaacttttttttaacttctaGAAGGTTTCTACAGGCTATTGAAGATCAGTCGATTGAATCATTATTGCTTCAGGTGGTTATGACTTCGAGATATGTCCATGATctgtaacaaaagaaaaataatattagaaACAATGTTTTTTAAAAGTTACTGGCAAATTAGGTAAtgtgtaatataatataactACTAGTGTAAAATCTACGAGGATCATTCGTAAAAAAAAAGGTTCCCTATGCCGCTGATttaggatagctatgctgatcgccagtacatcgtaacggataggcatcgtaagaagatgCCGCTGAGAAAGAATGCGACGTACTGATACGAtacgttttttgttttgttttgtgcaAAACGAATTTCACCTATTGACATTCATCGTCAGTTAATCGGAGTTATATAAAGTTAAAGTTAGATAAAGATCGAAGTGAAAGGCTTTTAGTTTCAGACAATTTGTCGAAAAAGTTGAACGAATATTGCTTGATTATCAGAGGTTTGCCATTACCGACCTTACTTTAAGTATTCCTGAGACTTCCCTCAGCCCAATGTATGTCCAGTTGTGTGAGGCTTCTCCATGAAAACGCTCGACCTCATGTCTCACATCAAACTGAACAACGGCTAATAGATTTAGGCTGGACTGTTATGCTTCTCCCCCCACCTACAGTCCGGACCTAACACCAAGTGATTATCACTTATTCTGGAACACTTGGGTGTCTTACACTTTAGTACCGACGATGAAGTCAAAGAAGAGGTTATTAGATTCCTCCAACGATTGACGGTAGAATGGTAACATGAAGATAGAAAAGTTGGATTGGCTGCAAAATTGTTTAGATAAAAACGGCGATTATGTACAATAAAAGCGTAAGTTTTAAAATGATGTATAACACTATAAACAAAAATGAAGGGTACTCTATGGGcactatttttaaaattcatggaAACCTTATTTTACGAATGGACCTCGTATATATTGTGTtttatatatctatctatctatgtaTAATATCGTTTTACATCTAAACGGTCTGAGATATTAACATAATTTCCAACAGTTATCGCACATCTTTAATACAGAAAGGAAAACGTATATCATTAAATGCCAGGAGAGAATTTAAATTGACGACTGCATCCAAATATTATAGAATCAAGCTTTAAAGTATTAGATTTCCGAACGAGAGTTAAACACATACTCGGAATATTCAACAATAATAGGCAAATATGATCAAACATGATGATTACTTACTACTAAAATTACTACCTAAATTATGATGCCTTTATGTAAACTATGATGCTATTCCTGATGCTGTTTACTTGCTATGGAATATCCATAGGATTATTAAaagtatatgaaaaactaaaggTAATTTATCAGTCATTAGTAACGATCCCACGGTTCTTAACATAATATttgtataatacataaatattcttatagagaaacaattaaaaatctatttaaagaaaatatatggTTTTAGAAAGCGCTAGATCACGGTATCATATATCTCGCGCTGTGCCAAATAATAGAAAGTGATGCACACGATAAGgcctgatttaaaaaaaattatattaatttccCACAAATTCCAACGATAGCTTTGAGCGTATTGTTAATACAATGATCATTATTAAGAAACTGCAACAAAAACTGTTAAATACGGTTTTCCTAATAGATATTGCTCGAATTGCCGGAGGGCTCAATTTGAAGATGGCGTCTGCATTCTTTACACAAATGGAACTGTTATTTTTTTATCGTTCTACTAAAGTAATCATTatttacaacataatatttagaaAAGAGTGATTATATGAATTTTCCATAAACTCCAGCGATGACTTTAAGCGAATTATTAAtaacattataattattaaggaaaaagtcgCTTGCACTGCCCGAGGACTCAATTTAGAGATACTATCTACTTTCTTTATAAAAAGGGAACTGTTATTTTTCGAACAGTCCTGATAAGGAAATAATTTCGGAAATATCAAAGTTTTAATTATACAGTTGTAATAACTGATACTATATGCTGAGAAGAaatgcagaatttacaaaattaaaatagccttcattttgattatcattatattGCATTATAGGTAAGGGATTTAAAAAAATTCTCCTCGGCGTGGAATCGAGCGTCGGTCATTCgcgttaaaaataaaaaatggtaaattAGCCAAAGGAAGATAGCCACGGTTTTAGTGACGTCAATCCGAAGGAGTAATATTATTTCGGGCCCATGCAAAAACATCATACCgagctataagaagtattcacttcaaaaatCACACACTTAATAAGAATAACACCCCCAAAGTCGGTGAGATTTATCGTGGATGAGAAGCTGTTCATGCTCGGTGGTGGTCTGAGCTTTTCCTAGCTTCTCGTGGGACAAAAATTGACCAAGATCAACCAAATAAAGCAAAGAAACTATGTAACTGTATTGAAAATCTAAAGCATAGGTACTGTCGAAAATAAGAAAGTGTTGCTGAAATATTTCAAGAAATCCGTGATTAAGATTAGGCAGCACCGAAACATATATCATCGCTCATGCTCATTCAAAGGCTTAAAGCGAGTTAGCCCAAAAACATGTGACATTAGGTGCTAAAGCTGAAAGATGCAAACACATTATAGATGTATCGCACATACTGATATTTTTACTTCGCAGTCTGAAAATTGCTACTAGGCCAAACGACTCATTTATTTGTAATCTAAATGGAAAGAAAGAACCTTAAAATAAACGTGGGATGCCGTACTAGATATcgagtaaaaattatttcaaccTGAGAAAGATCTAACAATCTAGGCAAAAACAAACAGTATAATGTATTTTATAACAGTATAATGTATAACAGCTTTAAATGAGCAAAAATCACTTTctgtttgtaaaaaaaaatgatcGAAATCAATTACGGAGACATAAGGATGAAAAACGCCCAGaaacaatacaaaataaataaataaaaaacagaaaaatgtaaaaacaaaaatagttgaattattttttattttctgaaaattttaaacttacttaGTTTTAATTCTTTAGCaaaatatttcatcatttctatTTAACACACTTCTACGATTTTAGTTACTGAATAATCCCATTTCTTAGCCTTAAACCTACAAAATCCAAACAAAATAGGTAAATTTTTTTTCGTGAGTGGAACAGACGAATACGTTACATTTTCTGCATTCACGCCCACCTTTATCTTACGGAAGTAGAACAGAACCTCCTTAGATAAATATCGTACCGTTTATATCCATTTAAGTAAATGAATCCGCATTAGTAGTCTAATCTAGTTCAAGAATTACGGAGACAAGTTTTCATTCTGAACCCGTTAAACTAATGAATCAATTTGATCAAGTATTTGACGCCCCTATGTCCATTCAAAATCCACTGTATCGCATTAAATAATTTAGTAGTAaatgaataataattatttttaaattgatggCATCTCTTGAGAATCTCCAGtataatttaagattttttcTACTAATTAGGCAATCATTTATACTAATTAACCAAATGTTAGATAAACGACAAGTTCTTATGAGAAAATCTACTTGGTACAGACAAAAATGACGTCAACCGAGTTGATTTTTTATAGGTAAAGATCATAAACCTAGAATGCCACTAAAATTAGAAATATCCTTATTGTTTTgtccatttttatatttaaagtatataaaaataaacaatagaaACGAATATTctgttaaaacatttaaaatgttaCAAGAGGAGGACCAACCCAATATTTTAAAAACCAAGGAAAGAAGTGAATGAATTCTTAAGTTTAAGCAATTAAAGTGGATATTGGGCTTTGCTAAGTTTATctctaatattttttaattctgctacTACTACTATTGTATCAGTTTTTTCGATCAGTTTATTAATACATACATAGATGCActgataattttgtttgttacACAAACAGTTTGTTTACAATAATCTTCTCGGTTATTGTAAACCACAGCAAGTAAGAAATCTTTTTTTGTATCAGTATACgtcttaattttatattataatttaatattatctaTATAAACACCAGAAGTCACGAGTTTGGCAAGAGTtacaagttttaataaaattattatcgattttttttttaaaccttagCACCCTTATGCTCTCACACGCCTCTAAATTTGAGCACAATGCATATATAATATCGACGAAACTGAAATCACTACAGTTCAAAAACCGGACAGAATTGTAGCCAGAACAGGATTTAAACAAATTGGACGAATTACCTCCCAAGAAAGAGGAACAATGGTTACTTTGGCCGTTGCAGTTTCAGCTTTAGGAAATAGCTTTTCTTCATATTTCATAATTTCCTAGGGTGAATTTCAGGCAACATATGTTAAACAATCCTCCAGCATTAAGTATTGGAAATGCAAATCCTTCAGGGTGGATGACAGCAGCTCATTTTTTAGAATGGTGTTAATATTTTGTTAAGCACGTTAAGTGTTCCCCGAAAAAACCCGTTCTGCTATTGCTGGATAGCCTTTCTCACTCGATGACCCTCACCTGTCCATTGCTGCATTAGATTTCCTAATGACCGCGTGACAGTGTTGTTTTTTCCTCCACACTGTTCACATAAATTGTAGCCTTTGACAGATCGGTTTACGGACCTCTTAAGAACTCGATCTGAATATGTCAACTCGACCTGTGATCCTTGGATTATAAATTACCCTGCCACAATCATGTCAATTTGTGAGATCTGCTGATTTTACAGACGCGCTGAGGAAGATACGCTGataagccactaaatatctgggtataaacacttaaaaagttacaaaatactcAATACAAAGACTCCCTGCAACAACCCCTATTGAGAGCCCTACAAGGTATCTGTTAAATACATCACACCATCTTTTCAACAATAATGTAAcacattttgtaactttttaagggTTTGTGGCTTGgactcatgtatacctggtaataatacactgatgatggactttttagtccgCAAAAGTTCTGGGTTGTAGCGATGTAGCCcggaattttt from Diabrotica undecimpunctata isolate CICGRU chromosome 4, icDiaUnde3, whole genome shotgun sequence encodes:
- the fz2 gene encoding frizzled-2, which encodes MKTTSAFLVVFLTCILAALPSLASSSVISSEPEGRCEEITIPMCLGIGYNYTRMPNELNHETQDEAGLEVHQFWPLVEIRCSPDLKFFLCSMYAPICLEDFLKPLPPCRGICTRARIGCEPIMTQYGFKWPERMECDHFPVQGGDILCMDQPAQNNASSTPKPTSNRKSLKPCKNGSKNCSVPLGDPKRKECKCQCQQPLVSMGREMQLGINRSVAGIANCAYPCKETYFNPDEKEFATIWITLWSGLCAASTLMTLTTFFIETERFKYPERPIVFLSACYFLVSVGYLIRVGVGHEEVACDGSIIKYTSNGPSLCTAVFLLVYFFGMASSIWWVVLSLTWFLAAGLKWGNEAIASYAQYFHIAAWLIPTFQTLAVLLSGAVDGDPVSGICYVGNMNMDNLWTFVLAPLVVYLILGTSFLLAGFVSLFRIRNVIKKQGGAGAGSKADKLEKLMIRIGIFSVLYTVPATIVIGCHLYENTFHEEWMKSLACTCPANVISMKERPIYSVLMLKYFMALAVGITSGVWIWSGKTVDSWRRLSRRLLGRSDLSGANAALIKNRNKPPPPGFLMAGPGSASLLGPTGSVASASQHHLHHHVLKQPPLSHV